Genomic segment of Quercus lobata isolate SW786 unplaced genomic scaffold, ValleyOak3.0 Primary Assembly Scq3eQI_2000, whole genome shotgun sequence:
aaggaagctactttttcagccgcattaatgtggagaggacaggagaacagtactatcttggccagtgcaactcacagaaaaggaggatgatgtcttatgggacaggcactcaagtagaggcccagatgatcaacaagtgtagggccattatcattcgaaggatgctatataagagaagaaaacccccatgaCCAGAGGATCGGAAGCCAGAGaacaaaaagtaaggaaaagagagaggaaatgaGAGAAGTTCTATAAGAAAAGTTCAAGTTGTTGTTTCATGAACTGCTATCCCAAGAAGCTTAACAAAACGTTCCCACGTTTATatggttgcatggcttactGACAATTACGTGCACTCTGTCTtgacctagttcttcgacccactctctacaaattcattgttgagggtcttttgggccagagTAGCCTGCTcattgggcctgggccccaaaatccgcccttacaattggcgccgtctgtgggaagaatttGTGTCTCGACAAGTCAACGgcaagaaatggaaggatcaggccCGCGCCAAACCGGACATGCAGATTCTCAACGgcaggacaattttttaaatgtcgaATGAGGGAACAACCAAGATAACCGACGAGAGGGAAGCGTGAACACCTCTTATACGAGTAAAAGCCGTTCAAAGGGGAAGGGTCATGCATCCCCTGAAAAAGACGATCGAAAGGCTTTGTGAAAAGAGATTGACGACTTGAAGAAAAAGCTGCGCCGAGCACAGCGGAAATGTCCTTTACCTTCCTCGGGCTCTAGCAGTGACGAGGATAATGAATATCGGCGAAGATCAAGAACCCCCCCGAGCGAGACCTTTTCCTACGAGGAAGAGAGACCCCGTAAACGCAGCCATAAGAGcccatcttaccaaggcctggccaacgatgccatgagtaaggccctgGATCGCATCTCCCAGTCGCCGTTTACCCGCAGGATAGAGAGGACAGCGCTAcctcggcggttccatcaaccaacGTTCGCTATATACAATGGTCGGTCCGACccagtggagcatgtgagccaatttAATCAGAGAATGGCCGTCCACACCAGGGATGAGGCGTTAATGTGTAGGATATTCCCATCTAGCTTGGGAcctatggcgatgagatggttcgattCCCTCCAGCCGAATTCCATATATTCCTTTAAATAGCTAACGCAGGCTTTCGGTTCCCGTTTCATCACCAATACtagagtccctcggcccctggattccctcctatccttgtccatgcgggAAGGAGAGACGTTGAAGGCctactcggatagatactgggaaatgtataaCGAGGTTGAAACCGAAGGGAAGTATGATGATGTCGCTATTAGTACGTTCAAAAGGGGTTTGCCAATCGAGCACggcttaagaaagtccctcactggAAAGCCAGTCACCAacgtgcgccaactcatggatcgaattgataagtataaaagggtcgaggaggaccagAATATGGAGAAGGGTAAAGCGAAGGTCGTCCCTCAGGACAAGAGGGACTTCAGGTTGGAACGGTTTAACAACAGTAACAGGCCGAGAAGGGACTATGTAGAGCAATCCGGATCTACTGGGGCTCAGGCAGTCCAGGCCGTGTTCCGAGAACCTCCTCACAAAATCCTGGAGAAAGTGAAGTATGAGCCTTTCTTTcagtggccgaacaagatgtCTGGCGACCCTTCGAAGCGTAATCAGAACCTGTATTGCGCATACCATCAGGAGCCCGGTCACACTACTGATGATTGCAGGAACCTGAAGAATTATTTAGACCGGCTCGTTCGAGAAGGGAAGCTGAAACATCTGCTGCATCGCTCTGAAGGATGGCAAGAACCATCAAACAATGAAACCAGACAAAGTGCGTtgaggccacccattggcacaattAACGTCATTCTCGCCGCACCTGGAAGGACAGGCCCTGTCCCCTTCAGGGTAATGTCAGTGAGCAATCTCCCGACTAAGCCAGATGACAGGGAACCCAAGAGGGTTAGAGTGAGCGGCACGCCATTGATTGGGTTCACGGAGGAAGACAAACAGGGGACTATCCAACCCCATGATGATGCCTTGGTCGTGACGCTCAGGATAGGAGGTTATGACGTCAAAAGGGTATTAGTTGATCAGGGCAGCgcggtagagataatgtaccctgatttgtATAAAGGAATGAAC
This window contains:
- the LOC115973132 gene encoding uncharacterized protein LOC115973132; its protein translation is MEKGKAKVVPQDKRDFRLERFNNSNRPRRDYVEQSGSTGAQAVQAVFREPPHKILEKVKYEPFFQWPNKMSGDPSKRNQNLYCAYHQEPGHTTDDCRNLKNYLDRLVREGKLKHLLHRSEGWQEPSNNETRQSALRPPIGTINVILAAPGRTGPVPFRVMSVSNLPTKPDDREPKRVRVSGTPLIGFTEEDKQGTIQPHDDALVVTLRIGGYDVKRVLVDQGSAVEIMYPDLYKGMNLK